The following coding sequences are from one Culex quinquefasciatus strain JHB chromosome 1, VPISU_Cqui_1.0_pri_paternal, whole genome shotgun sequence window:
- the LOC119771166 gene encoding uncharacterized protein LOC119771166 isoform X2: MAKFHQENKFYRAFVCKAISCRRYKVQFIDYGNLINLMMYNLMDHTSASSGSYQPAVLRTVRSDAATTSSRCWYLAMIDCPENSLLGANQVFDFQDPTVPTMTTGAMLPWAADVLPAQ, translated from the exons ATGGCCAAGTTCCACCAGGAAAACAAATTCTATCGCGCGTTCGTCTGCAAAGCCATCAGCTGTCGCCGCTACAAGGTTCAGTTCATCGACTACGGCAACCTAATCAACCTGATGATGTACAATTTGATG GACCACACCTCCGCGTCTTCTGGGAGCTATCAACCCGCAGTCCTAAGAACCGTCCGTTCCGACGCGGCCACAACAAGCAGTCGCTGCTGGTACCTGGCCATGATCGACTGCCCCGAAAACTCACTCCTCGGGGCCAACCAGGTGTTCGACTTTCAGGACCCAACAGTACCGACTATGACAACCGGAGCCATGCTGCCGTGGGCTGCGGATGTGCTACCAGCACAGTAG
- the LOC119771166 gene encoding uncharacterized protein LOC119771166 isoform X1, translated as MKQKVFESDASGTSAERCYAGWQLTVHPASDEMVQHFKTWPDRLSSGPGSNWNSSSGSNTYRSAGRGTTLAARTTSLCLEGTVHPRLSEPSVPTHHNKESLLDFRQNIRPHFILRAARSAELDLESTTAGAQVERPVDSAVTAHVAHPAQSLHFMSANHKKNLDSNQYCKLLVWQAAEFGRQRNGVAFSRLTICVQATTSSRARSCHRPHRNDPRRERPPRAKGTKLHLPHSDDRQATVPVATGRHLIDAAR; from the exons ATGAAGCAGAAGGTGTTCGAATCGGATGCATCCGGAACCTCTGCCGAAAGATGTTACGCTGGATGGCAGCTTACTGTCCATCCGGCGTCAGACGAAATGGTGCAGCATTTCAAAACATGGCCCGACAGGTTAAGCAGCGGACCAGGTTCGAATTGGAACTCGAGCAGTGGATCTAACACCTACAGAAGTGCCGGACGCGGGACGACG CTTGCTGCTCGGACCACATCCTTGTGCCTTGAGGGAACTGTCCACCCGCGCTTATCGGAACCATCCGTTCCGACGCACCACAACAAGGAGTCGCTGCTGGATTTCCGCCAAAATATCCGACCACATTTCATCCTACGGGCGGCTCGGTCAGCTGAACTCGACCTGGAATCCACTACAGCTGGTGCACAAGTCGAGCGACCGGTCGATAGCGCGGTCACCGCTCACGTGGCACACCCCGCCCAATCACTTCACTTCATGTCCGCAAACCACAAGAAG AATCTTGACAGCAACCAATACTGCAAACTTTTGGTCTGGCAAGCCGCTGAGTTCGGTCGTCAGCGGAACGGAGTCGCGTTTTCTCGACTAACAATTTGTGTCCAGGCAACAACAAGTTCGAGGGCGCGGTCCTGCCACCGACCCCACCGGAACGATCCCCGCAGAGAGCGGCCGCCGCGAGCAAAAG GAACGAAGCTCCATCTTCCGCATTCCGACGACCGCCAAGCAACCGTCCCGGTCGCCACAGGGCGTCACCTTATCGACGCAGCACGATAA